Proteins from a single region of Pseudopedobacter saltans DSM 12145:
- the dapA gene encoding 4-hydroxy-tetrahydrodipicolinate synthase yields the protein MSRFLGTGVAMVTPFQANGSIDFDGLAATIEHLINGKVEYIVVLGTTAESATLSKDEKKQVFKFVTERVNGRIPLVAGIGGNNTTEVVAEVNQFEMVGYEAILSVVPYYNKPTQEGIYQHYKSIAQAAKLPIILYNVPGRTGVSMSAETTIRLAREFKNIIATKEASGSFDQFNAIMADKPEGFELISGDDPITLPMVALGAIGVISVVGNAFPVKFSEMVRLSLNGDFKAARPLHSSFLEFTRLCFVESNPCGVKAAMKELGIIEDYVRLPLTPIGDSTRAKVVAEVAKLK from the coding sequence ATGAGCAGATTTTTGGGAACCGGCGTAGCGATGGTGACGCCTTTTCAAGCAAACGGGAGCATAGATTTTGACGGACTGGCTGCCACAATAGAACATTTAATAAACGGAAAAGTAGAATATATTGTAGTATTGGGTACTACAGCGGAATCTGCAACATTATCTAAAGACGAGAAAAAACAGGTATTTAAGTTTGTTACGGAACGGGTTAATGGTCGTATCCCTTTAGTCGCCGGTATAGGTGGTAACAATACAACGGAGGTGGTAGCGGAAGTGAACCAGTTTGAAATGGTTGGTTATGAGGCTATCTTGTCTGTTGTACCTTATTATAATAAGCCAACGCAAGAAGGAATTTATCAGCATTATAAATCTATTGCACAGGCCGCAAAATTGCCAATTATATTATATAATGTTCCGGGAAGGACAGGTGTAAGTATGTCTGCTGAAACTACGATCAGACTGGCCAGGGAATTTAAAAACATTATAGCTACAAAAGAAGCAAGCGGAAGTTTTGATCAGTTTAACGCAATTATGGCGGATAAACCTGAAGGATTCGAACTTATTTCAGGTGATGATCCGATTACTTTGCCAATGGTTGCTTTGGGAGCAATTGGCGTAATTTCCGTGGTTGGGAATGCGTTTCCTGTAAAATTTTCAGAGATGGTTCGCCTTTCTTTAAATGGCGATTTTAAAGCTGCAAGACCTTTGCATAGTAGTTTCCTGGAATTCACGAGACTTTGTTTTGTAGAAAGTAATCCTTGCGGAGTAAAAGCTGCCATGAAAGAATTGGGAATAATAGAGGACTATGTTCGTTTACCTTTAACGCCTATTGGTGATAGTACAAGGGCCAAAGTGGTGGCTGAGGTAGCTAAATTGAAATAA
- a CDS encoding SDR family NAD(P)-dependent oxidoreductase: MQTTSLTDEQPLQKVIITGASSGVGFEAAIELAIKGHEVIALARSQEKLTNLHQIVYSLNPEAKFFPIVFDIVNDEYAGLVQFIQQRWGKFNILINNAGSLISKPFKETTEFDMIEMFQSNVLGHFRITQELLPFIEKQGHILNIGSMGGYMGSAKFPGLIAYSASKAALHNFTECLAQELTDEGIKVNCLALGSAQTEMLEKAFPGYQSPVQAFEMGKYIADFAITGAKFFNGKIIPVAVTTP; the protein is encoded by the coding sequence ATGCAAACGACATCTTTAACAGACGAACAACCATTACAAAAAGTTATTATAACCGGAGCAAGTAGCGGCGTTGGATTTGAAGCTGCTATAGAATTAGCCATCAAAGGCCATGAAGTGATTGCTTTGGCCCGATCACAGGAGAAACTAACAAATCTGCATCAAATCGTTTATAGCCTGAATCCCGAAGCAAAGTTTTTCCCTATCGTTTTCGATATTGTAAATGATGAATATGCTGGGCTTGTCCAGTTTATACAACAAAGATGGGGCAAATTCAATATCCTTATCAATAATGCTGGTTCCCTGATCAGTAAACCGTTTAAAGAAACAACTGAATTTGATATGATAGAGATGTTTCAGTCCAATGTTCTAGGGCATTTCAGAATCACTCAGGAACTCCTTCCTTTTATCGAAAAACAAGGCCATATACTTAATATCGGCTCAATGGGTGGCTACATGGGAAGTGCTAAATTCCCTGGCCTTATCGCTTATTCGGCAAGTAAAGCTGCATTACATAATTTCACCGAATGCCTGGCACAGGAGTTAACCGACGAAGGAATCAAAGTGAATTGTCTGGCTTTAGGTTCAGCTCAAACAGAAATGTTGGAAAAAGCATTTCCCGGATATCAGTCCCCTGTTCAGGCTTTCGAGATGGGGAAATACATTGCAGATTTTGCAATAACAGGGGCCAAATTTTTCAATGGGAAGATAATTCCGGTCGCTGTTACCACTCCATAA